From one Malus sylvestris chromosome 1, drMalSylv7.2, whole genome shotgun sequence genomic stretch:
- the LOC126613921 gene encoding uncharacterized protein LOC126613921 has protein sequence MSSESQIDSVQKEITMLFIFFFLFHSTTLTLLFSSSSRDPHEFMCRRSWIPSLCSLCFSLGIIWAIRYKSDTEGHLEKLLERENEDKNLLEKCIEELKKKGLEFDLLKEVDALRRAKSLRVEVKTVRKWNARDFVTLFFFIVSSS, from the exons ATGTCCTCG GAGTCCCAAATCGACTCGGTTCAAAAGGAGATCACGAtgctcttcatcttcttcttcctcttccattCCACAACTCTCACTCTTCTCTTTAGTTCCTCGTCGCGGGACCCGCACGAGTTCATGTGCCGCAGGTCCTGGATCCCGTCGCTTTGTTCTCTCTGCTTCTCGCTGGGGATCATTTGGGCGATAAGGTATAAAAGCGACACGGAGGGGCACCTGGAGAAGttgttagagagagaaaatgaggatAAGAACTTGCTAGAAAAGTGTATTGAGGAGCTGAAGAAGAAGGGGTTGGAGTTCGATTTGTTGAAGGAGGTCGACGCGCTGAGGAGGGCCAAGAGTTTGAGAGTCGAAGTGAAGACGGTGAGGAAGTGGAATGCGAGGGATTTTGTGACTCTGTTTTTCTTCATTGTGTCTTCCTcgtag
- the LOC126633979 gene encoding mitochondrial carrier protein MTM1-like isoform X1 translates to MVGSRHGLPSWMTTAAASRVDFEGNVDTMFREAKEQQKLFHSMRVSDANLGFGERSLSAAGAAFVSAILVNPLDVAKTRLQAQAAGVPYQGLCDVACAESNAMLSDLRSSMPRTSSILGSKTVCPPECNQYKGTLDVLYKVIRQEGFWRLWRGTTASLTLAMPTVGIYMPCYDIFRNWMEDFTTQNAPSITPYVPLVAGSIARSLACVSCYPVELARTRMQAFRETQAGVKPPGVWGTLNRVIDPVKNKTPLQNFQNYRLLWTGLGAQLTRDVPFSAICWSTLEPIRRRILGLVGDEPSAASVLGANFSAGFVAGSLAAAATCPLDVAKTRRQIEKDPARALMMTTRKTLLEIWRDGRMKGLFMGVVPRVGRAGPSVGIVISSYEVVKYFLYYRHLTPQ, encoded by the exons atGGTGGGTTCAAGGCACGGCCTGCCCTCGTGGATGACCACGGCGGCCGCCAGCAGAGTTGATTTCGAAGGAAACGTAGATACCATGTTCAGAGAAGCCAAAGAGCAGCAGAAATTGTTCCATTCCATGCGTGTCTCCGACGCCAATTTGGGTTTTGGCGAGCGGTCTTTATCCGCCGCCGGCGCCGCCTTCGTCTCTGCGATTCTCGTTAACCCTCTTGACGTTGCCAAG ACAAGGTTGCAAGCACAGGCTGCTGGAGTTCCTTATCAGGGGCTATGTGATGTGGCTTGCGCAGAATCAAACGCG ATGCTTTCAGATTTGAGATCTTCAATGCCACGCACAAGCTCaatacttggatccaagactgTCTGCCCTCCAGAGTGTAACCAGTATAAAGGAACACTGGATGTGCTGTACAAAGTCATACGCCAG GAAGGATTTTGGAGACTCTGGAGAGGCACTACTGCAAGCTTAACATTGGCCATGCCAACT GTGGGGATCTACATGCCTTGTTATGACATTTTCCGCAATTGGATGGAAGATTTCACGACTCAGAATGCTCCAAGTATAACACCATATGTGCCATTAGTTGCAGGGTCAATAGCACGATCCTTAGCTTGCGTTTCTTGTTACCCTGTTGAGCTGGCAAGGACGCGCATGCAG GCATTCAGGGAAACTCAAGCCGGTGTGAAGCCTCCAGGAGTTTGGGGGACGCTGAATAGGGTCATTGACCCTGTCAAGAACAAAACCCCCCTTCAAAACT TTCAAAACTATCGCCTCTTGTGGACTGGCCTTGGGGCTCAACTTACCCGCGATGTTCCTTTTTCTGCAATCTGTTGGTCAACCCTTGAGCCA ATCAGGCGAAGAATTCTTGGTCTGGTAGGTGATGAACCCAGCGCAGCCAGTGTCCTCGGGGCAAATTTCTCTGCAGGATTTGTTGCAGGAAGCCTTGCAGCTGCTGCTACATGTCCACTTGATGTGGCAAAAACTCGACGACAAATAGAG AAGGATCCTGCAAGAGCATTGATGATGACAACAAGAAAAACGTTGCTTGAAATTTGGAG GGACGGAAGGATGAAGGGGTTGTTCATGGGAGTTGTTCCCCGTGTTGGTCGTGCCGGCCCTTCTGTTGGCATAGTCATCTCCTCGTATGAAGTCGTcaagtattttttatattaCAGACATCTGACACCTCAATGA
- the LOC126633979 gene encoding mitochondrial carrier protein MTM1-like isoform X2 has translation MCCTKSYARNKLVQEGFWRLWRGTTASLTLAMPTVGIYMPCYDIFRNWMEDFTTQNAPSITPYVPLVAGSIARSLACVSCYPVELARTRMQAFRETQAGVKPPGVWGTLNRVIDPVKNKTPLQNFQNYRLLWTGLGAQLTRDVPFSAICWSTLEPIRRRILGLVGDEPSAASVLGANFSAGFVAGSLAAAATCPLDVAKTRRQIEKDPARALMMTTRKTLLEIWRDGRMKGLFMGVVPRVGRAGPSVGIVISSYEVVKYFLYYRHLTPQ, from the exons ATGTGCTGTACAAAGTCATACGCCAG GAATAAATTGGTGCAGGAAGGATTTTGGAGACTCTGGAGAGGCACTACTGCAAGCTTAACATTGGCCATGCCAACT GTGGGGATCTACATGCCTTGTTATGACATTTTCCGCAATTGGATGGAAGATTTCACGACTCAGAATGCTCCAAGTATAACACCATATGTGCCATTAGTTGCAGGGTCAATAGCACGATCCTTAGCTTGCGTTTCTTGTTACCCTGTTGAGCTGGCAAGGACGCGCATGCAG GCATTCAGGGAAACTCAAGCCGGTGTGAAGCCTCCAGGAGTTTGGGGGACGCTGAATAGGGTCATTGACCCTGTCAAGAACAAAACCCCCCTTCAAAACT TTCAAAACTATCGCCTCTTGTGGACTGGCCTTGGGGCTCAACTTACCCGCGATGTTCCTTTTTCTGCAATCTGTTGGTCAACCCTTGAGCCA ATCAGGCGAAGAATTCTTGGTCTGGTAGGTGATGAACCCAGCGCAGCCAGTGTCCTCGGGGCAAATTTCTCTGCAGGATTTGTTGCAGGAAGCCTTGCAGCTGCTGCTACATGTCCACTTGATGTGGCAAAAACTCGACGACAAATAGAG AAGGATCCTGCAAGAGCATTGATGATGACAACAAGAAAAACGTTGCTTGAAATTTGGAG GGACGGAAGGATGAAGGGGTTGTTCATGGGAGTTGTTCCCCGTGTTGGTCGTGCCGGCCCTTCTGTTGGCATAGTCATCTCCTCGTATGAAGTCGTcaagtattttttatattaCAGACATCTGACACCTCAATGA
- the LOC126594968 gene encoding putative transcription elongation factor SPT5 homolog 1 → MKRRGRENSFYEQEEDPEEALFDDEDGEEKEEERQGGGSDRKRRRSDRREDFASKFLDIEAEVDSEEEDYESEPEDDGFIAQPGDDPNPSDGEDDDDVRRAKHGRLLFPEELESEGDIEELERRVQGHFDSHQIQFDDGDDDDEIGQQARLPCVRDPKLWMVKCAIGHEREVALCLAQKCINQKSNPSHMIRSAIALDNLKNYIYVEADKEAHVREACKGMRYVFTAQKIVLVPIKEMVGVVSVERKPSVDVSVDSWVRMKRVKMYEGDLGRVVDVDDVRRRVTVKLIPRIDFPELARKLEGLGLQKKRFIPPPARLMNIDEAERVLAIQVKETRDRETGEYFDKIGDMKFKHGFLYKTVAMSSISWHNVNPTFDELEKFRKPAGNENADRGDDMFSNRYKGEFMKGDAVVVEKGDLINLAGRVEKVEGGNVHMRPDMKGLPETLVINKNNLCKYFKIGNHVKVTSGSQKGAAGMVVKVDQQHGLVTIITDKTKKHVCVFADDVVESFGATGDDANGVSSFSRFGHYRTPSKFSGGRRRGPDANGLDAGTRVKIRQGVYKGYRGRVVEVKGQNLLVELESQMKIVTVDRRSCVSDSDNFAAFGTLYRYGNGMRGTETPMRDPRATPLHSFMTTPMRDPNATPLHSYMTTPMRDPRETPIHDGMKTPMLY, encoded by the coding sequence ATGAAGCGCCGCGGAAGAGAAAACTCGTTCTACGAACAGGAAGAAGATCCAGAAGAGGCCCTTTTTGACGACGAAGACGGagaagagaaggaggaggagcgACAAGGAGGAGGCTCTGATCGTAAAAGGAGGAGATCGGATCGCAGAGAAGATTTCGCATCGAAATTTTTGGATATTGAAGCCGAGGTCGATAGCGAAGAGGAAGACTATGAATCTGAGCCCGAGGACGACGGCTTCATAGCCCAACCTGGCGACGATCCAAACCCGAGTGATGGAGAAGACGATGACGACGTTAGAAGGGCGAAACACGGTCGGCTGTTGTTCCCGGAGGAATTGGAGTCGGAGGGAGATATTGAAGAATTAGAGAGAAGAGTTCAGGGGCATTTTGATTCTCACCAAATTCAGtttgatgatggtgatgatgatgatgaaattGGGCAGCAAGCTCGGTTGCCTTGCGTAAGGGACCCGAAATTGTGGATGGTCAAATGCGCGATCGGGCACGAGAGAGAGGTTGCTCTCTGCTTGGCGCAGAAGTGCATCAATCAAAAATCAAATCCATCTCATATGATCAGGTCTGCAATTGCTCTTGATAATCTGAAAAATTACATATATGTTGAGGCAGACAAAGAAGCCCATGTGAGAGAAGCTTGCAAAGGCATGCGCTATGTCTTTACTGCCCAGAAAATTGTTCTTGTTCCTATTAAGGAGATGGTAGGTGTCGTTTCTGTGGAGAGAAAACCCTCCGTTGATGTTTCGGTGGATAGTTGGGTGAGGATGAAGAGGGTAAAGATGTATGAAGGGGACCTTGGCAGGGTTGTGGATGTGGATGATGTGAGGAGGAGGGTTACGGTGAAATTGATTCCAAGGATTGATTTTCCAGAACTTGCGAGGAAATTGGAGGGACTAGGCCTACAAAAGAAGAGATTTATTCCTCCTCCTGCACGGTTGATGAACATTGATGAAGCTGAAAGAGTACTGGCGATTCAGGTAAAGGAGACAAGAGATCGGGAGACGGGTGAATACTTTGATAAGATTGGTGACATGAAGTTTAAACATGGGTTCTTGTATAAGACCGTGGCAATGAGTTCGATCAGCTGGCATAATGTAAATCCTACTTTCGATGAACTTGAAAAATTTAGAAAACCTGCAGGGAATGAGAATGCCGATCGTGGCGATGATATGTTTTCGAACCGATATAAAGGAGAGTTTATGAAGGGTGATGCAGTTGTGGTGGAGAAGGGAGATCTGATAAATTTGGCGGGGAGGGTTGAGAAGGTTGAGGGAGGGAATGTTCATATGCGACCCGACATGAAAGGCCTTCCAGAAACTCTTGTGATAAACAAGAACAATCTTTGCAAGTACTTTAAAATTGGGAATCATGTGAAGGTTACATCTGGTAGTCAGAAAGGTGCTGCTGGCATGGTTGTGAAGGTTGATCAGCAGCATGGGCTGGTCACCATTATAACTGATAAAACCAAGAAACATGTTTGCGTGTTCGCTGACGATGTTGTGGAAAGTTTTGGTGCTACTGGTGATGATGCAAATGGTGTTTCTAGTTTCTCAAGATTTGGCCATTACAGAACTCCGAGCAAGTTTTCTGGAGGTCGAAGAAGAGGGCCTGATGCTAATGGTTTGGATGCAGGGACTAGGGTGAAAATTCGGCAGGGTGTTTATAAGGGCTACCGCGGTCGTGTTGTAGAGGTCAAAGGACAAAATCTGCTGGTAGAATTAGAGTCCCAAATGAAGATTGTCACAGTTGATCGTCGAAGTTGTGTTTCTGATTCCGATAACTTTGCCGCGTTTGGAACACTGTATCGCTATGGCAATGGCATGAGAGGGACTGAGACTCCGATGAGAGATCCCAGAGCAACTCCGCTCCATTCGTTCATGACTACTCCGATGAGAGATCCTAATGCAACTCCGCTCCATTCGTATATGACGACTCCGATGAGAGACCCCAGAGAAACTCCTATCCATGATGGCATGAAGACTCCAATGCTCTACTGA